One Fuerstiella marisgermanici DNA window includes the following coding sequences:
- a CDS encoding glycosyltransferase family 4 protein: MRTAHIITRLIIGGAQENTLFNVDDQHHIHGDEVCLITGPGLGPEGTLEKRAIDRGLDLRLLPEMHRSLHPWRDYKCYRALKTLLREFKPDIVHTHSSKGGILGRRAAFSLGLPSVHSIHGASFHFGQPKILFNAYRMAERMADKWCQHFITVCDNMATQYLDAGIGTPDKFTTAYSGMDVDKFLNPLRSREQVRAEFGLTDQHVVVGKIARLFNLKGHEYLIEAAPKIVEAVPTVRFLLVGDGILKEQSQQRIAELGLTEHFIFVGLVPPDEVSSYIHAMDMVVHTSVWEGLARVLPQALICGKPIVSYDIDGAPEVCIDNETGFLVPARSIEELAQAIARLASDGDLRKQFGETGRARFTQPFRHEVMTEQIRDVYRKVLDDYHSA, encoded by the coding sequence ATGAGAACCGCCCATATCATTACTCGATTGATTATCGGTGGTGCTCAGGAAAATACGCTGTTCAACGTTGACGATCAGCACCACATTCATGGCGATGAAGTGTGCCTGATCACGGGACCGGGACTCGGACCGGAAGGCACTCTCGAAAAGCGTGCGATCGATCGAGGGCTGGACCTGCGTTTGCTGCCGGAGATGCATCGCAGTCTGCACCCATGGCGTGACTACAAGTGTTATCGAGCACTCAAAACGCTGCTACGTGAATTCAAGCCGGACATCGTTCACACGCACAGTTCCAAAGGCGGCATCCTCGGTCGGCGAGCGGCATTCTCACTGGGATTGCCGAGCGTTCACAGCATTCACGGAGCGTCGTTCCATTTCGGCCAGCCAAAGATTCTGTTCAACGCCTACCGGATGGCCGAACGAATGGCGGACAAGTGGTGCCAACACTTCATCACTGTCTGCGACAATATGGCGACCCAATACCTGGACGCCGGCATTGGCACGCCTGACAAATTCACCACCGCCTACAGCGGCATGGATGTCGACAAGTTTCTGAATCCGCTGCGTTCACGTGAACAGGTGCGAGCTGAGTTTGGCCTAACAGACCAGCACGTCGTGGTCGGTAAGATTGCGAGGCTGTTTAACCTGAAGGGCCACGAATACCTGATTGAGGCGGCTCCCAAAATCGTGGAAGCCGTGCCCACCGTGCGATTCCTGTTGGTTGGCGACGGCATCCTGAAGGAACAGTCTCAGCAGCGCATTGCCGAACTTGGCCTGACGGAGCACTTCATCTTTGTCGGGCTGGTGCCGCCCGATGAGGTTTCCAGCTACATCCATGCGATGGATATGGTGGTCCACACGAGTGTCTGGGAAGGACTTGCCCGAGTTCTGCCTCAGGCCCTGATCTGCGGCAAGCCCATCGTGAGTTACGACATCGACGGTGCGCCGGAAGTCTGCATCGACAACGAAACCGGATTTTTGGTCCCAGCTCGCAGCATCGAAGAACTTGCCCAAGCCATCGCGCGATTAGCGTCCGATGGCGACCTGCGGAAGCAGTTTGGCGAAACCGGACGGGCCCGATTCACTCAGCCTTTTCGCCATGAAGTCATGACCGAGCAGATTCGGGACGTGTACCGAAAGGTGCTGGACGATTATCACAGCGCATAG
- the rpsT gene encoding 30S ribosomal protein S20, which produces MPNTSAAKKYLRQSSARRIRNRAQRSELRTTVRGFLNLMDESPSREEADKRLSQVAKALDQAAAKNLIHSNTASRTKSRLAKLKKKTCA; this is translated from the coding sequence ATGCCAAATACAAGCGCTGCCAAAAAGTATCTTCGTCAAAGTTCCGCACGTCGAATCCGGAATCGTGCTCAACGTTCTGAGCTGCGGACGACCGTTCGAGGCTTCCTGAATCTGATGGATGAAAGTCCGTCTCGCGAAGAGGCTGACAAGCGATTGTCTCAGGTCGCGAAAGCACTGGACCAGGCAGCCGCGAAGAATCTGATTCACTCAAACACAGCATCTCGCACGAAGTCACGACTGGCGAAGCTGAAGAAAAAGACCTGCGCATAG
- a CDS encoding metallophosphoesterase family protein, which translates to MKILLIADIHSNWPALSAIDESFDQCIFLGDAVDYATEPAACIDWVQQNASYCVRGNHDHSVAQRVSVTLGGTFRQMASSMRPLHFEQLNDKHLTWLAQLPVTQHITIGDHSFLLVHATPRDPMDEYIANGREGERSSDQADAKTQWQARLAHVDVDFVCVGHTHIPVDLQLDGCRVINPGSVGQPRDGDPRASYAVIEDGEVEIRRVEYDIDRTVSHMRSSGVPDSVVRKADLILRSGGNPNPQSVSG; encoded by the coding sequence ATGAAGATTTTGCTGATCGCTGACATTCATTCTAACTGGCCCGCGTTGTCGGCGATCGATGAGTCCTTTGATCAGTGCATCTTTTTGGGCGATGCCGTCGATTACGCGACGGAACCGGCGGCGTGCATCGACTGGGTTCAGCAGAATGCGTCGTACTGTGTGCGTGGTAACCACGATCATTCCGTCGCTCAGCGAGTCTCAGTGACTCTTGGCGGAACGTTTCGCCAGATGGCTTCCTCCATGCGTCCGCTTCATTTCGAGCAGCTCAACGACAAACACCTGACCTGGCTGGCTCAGTTACCCGTGACGCAACACATCACGATCGGTGATCATTCTTTTCTGCTGGTGCATGCGACACCGAGAGACCCCATGGACGAATACATTGCAAACGGCCGCGAGGGCGAACGCAGCTCAGACCAGGCGGACGCGAAAACTCAATGGCAGGCCAGGCTGGCTCATGTGGACGTGGATTTCGTCTGTGTCGGCCACACTCATATTCCCGTGGATCTGCAACTGGACGGCTGTCGCGTGATCAATCCGGGCAGCGTTGGCCAGCCGCGAGACGGCGATCCGCGAGCTTCCTATGCGGTCATTGAAGACGGGGAAGTCGAAATTCGTCGAGTCGAATACGACATTGATCGGACGGTTTCTCATATGCGAAGTTCGGGAGTTCCGGACTCCGTTGTGCGGAAAGCGGACCTAATTCTCCGTTCCGGCGGCAATCCGAATCCTCAGTCGGTTTCCGGATAG
- a CDS encoding sulfatase — translation MRHIVLAVAICFLCLPATLTTAAEKPNVLFLICDDLNCDIGCYDHPLVKTPNIDRLAARGVRFERAYCQYPLCGPSRASFMCGLYPDQTLVRRNSIYIREHLPNVNTMSQMYRDAGYMATRIGKIYHYNVPKHIGTSGHDDPYSWNNTINPEGRDVHDEDKIFSLIPGSFGGTLSWLAADGTDDEQTDGIAALEADKVLKRFAKNGTPFFLAVGLYRPHTPYVAPKKYFDMYPRDKIQVPAVPEGYLKTIPAPARKSLTRKKQNNLKPELARKAIQAYYASITFADAQLGRVLDSLDAAGLTDNTIIVFTSDHGYHMGEHGHYQKTTLFENAARVPLIMAGPGITATGTVTKSFAEMVDFYPTLAELSGLKAPGFLAGVSLLPALKDPAATARKSAFTQYENGYSLRTDRYRYTEWGDDGKVGVELYDHSNDAAEMKNLASSEAHQKTIAELSGQLRERIAQHRIPPKGLTQNTYDNKRRVPQR, via the coding sequence ATGCGACACATCGTCTTGGCCGTTGCGATCTGCTTTTTGTGCCTGCCGGCAACACTTACGACCGCCGCAGAAAAGCCGAACGTGCTGTTCCTGATTTGCGACGACCTGAACTGCGACATCGGTTGCTACGACCATCCGCTGGTGAAGACGCCCAACATCGATCGACTTGCGGCACGCGGTGTGCGGTTTGAACGAGCGTATTGTCAGTATCCGCTTTGTGGGCCAAGTCGAGCATCCTTCATGTGTGGTCTGTATCCCGACCAGACTCTGGTGCGGCGGAATTCGATCTACATTCGCGAGCACCTGCCGAACGTCAACACGATGTCGCAGATGTATCGCGACGCCGGTTACATGGCGACCCGCATTGGGAAGATCTATCACTACAACGTGCCAAAGCACATTGGTACGTCGGGCCACGATGATCCTTATTCGTGGAACAACACCATCAATCCGGAAGGCCGCGACGTTCATGACGAAGACAAAATCTTCAGCCTGATTCCAGGTTCATTCGGCGGCACTCTTAGCTGGCTGGCTGCTGACGGAACCGACGACGAACAAACCGATGGCATCGCCGCGCTGGAAGCAGACAAGGTGCTGAAGCGATTCGCGAAAAACGGCACGCCGTTCTTCCTGGCTGTTGGTCTGTACCGACCTCACACGCCCTATGTCGCGCCGAAGAAGTACTTCGACATGTACCCGCGAGACAAAATTCAGGTGCCTGCAGTTCCCGAAGGCTACCTGAAGACCATTCCCGCCCCAGCCCGGAAGTCGCTTACGCGCAAGAAGCAAAACAACCTGAAGCCGGAGCTCGCCAGAAAAGCCATTCAGGCGTACTACGCATCGATTACGTTTGCGGACGCTCAACTTGGCCGAGTGCTGGATTCATTGGATGCGGCTGGCCTGACGGACAATACCATTATCGTGTTCACCAGCGATCACGGCTATCACATGGGTGAGCACGGCCATTATCAGAAGACAACTCTGTTCGAAAACGCGGCTCGAGTGCCCTTGATCATGGCCGGCCCCGGAATCACCGCAACGGGCACCGTAACGAAGTCGTTTGCCGAAATGGTCGACTTCTACCCCACGTTGGCGGAACTATCGGGGTTGAAGGCTCCTGGATTCCTTGCAGGGGTTAGCCTGCTACCGGCGTTAAAAGATCCAGCCGCCACGGCCCGCAAATCGGCGTTCACTCAGTACGAAAACGGCTACAGTCTGAGGACGGACCGCTACCGCTATACCGAATGGGGTGACGACGGAAAGGTGGGTGTCGAGTTGTATGATCATTCGAACGATGCCGCCGAAATGAAGAACCTCGCGTCGTCGGAAGCTCACCAGAAGACAATCGCGGAGTTGTCCGGACAACTTCGAGAGCGGATTGCGCAGCACCGGATTCCGCCGAAGGGGCTGACTCAGAATACGTACGACAATAAGCGCCGCGTGCCGCAGCGGTAG
- the msrA gene encoding peptide-methionine (S)-S-oxide reductase MsrA yields MSPSEKKNTETATFAGGCFWCTEAVFDRLKGVSKVTSGYTGGQVPDPTYKQVCEGTTGHAEAVQIVYDPKVITFDQLLDVFFHTHDPTTLNRQGADTGTQYRSSVFYHNEEQKTAAKKVIDALNAAEVLDNPIVTKLEKLGKWYPAEDYHQQYFELNGRQPYCQVVINPKIAKFRKRYKTMLKDE; encoded by the coding sequence ATGAGTCCCAGCGAAAAGAAGAATACTGAAACCGCAACCTTCGCAGGCGGGTGCTTTTGGTGTACCGAAGCGGTTTTTGATCGCTTGAAGGGCGTGAGCAAGGTCACGTCAGGATACACGGGCGGCCAGGTCCCCGACCCAACATACAAGCAGGTTTGTGAAGGCACGACAGGTCACGCTGAGGCCGTCCAAATCGTCTACGACCCGAAGGTCATCACATTCGATCAACTGCTCGACGTCTTCTTTCACACGCACGACCCAACCACGCTCAACCGGCAGGGAGCCGACACGGGAACGCAATACCGGTCCTCCGTGTTCTATCACAACGAAGAACAGAAAACGGCCGCGAAGAAGGTCATCGACGCATTGAACGCGGCAGAAGTATTAGACAACCCGATTGTCACAAAGCTGGAAAAGCTCGGAAAGTGGTATCCCGCCGAAGACTACCACCAACAGTATTTCGAACTGAATGGTCGCCAACCGTATTGCCAGGTCGTGATCAATCCAAAGATCGCAAAGTTCCGCAAGCGGTACAAAACGATGCTGAAGGACGAATAA